From a single Phacochoerus africanus isolate WHEZ1 chromosome 11, ROS_Pafr_v1, whole genome shotgun sequence genomic region:
- the IER5 gene encoding immediate early response gene 5 protein: MEFKLEAHRIVSISLGKIYNSRVQRGGIKLHKNLLVSLVLRSARQVYLSDPCPGLYLTGHPGVPAPPQQPGEPAAGPPAGWGEPPPPAARAAWPEPEPQPERPAIPEVPRADDAEPAATEPGAGDTLQGREAEAAEAAWRRVEGPRDTAVVGAGGPAGASDVFPAGPRAARHPCGCPPGDEDTPSAYPRVDGCRAPRPAGDEPPAPPPLCPRKRGAAGVGGGPAGCPVPGSTPLKKPRRNLEEQAGGAAAEEEEEMETGNVANLISIFGSSFSGLLRKSPGGGREEAEGEESGPETAEPGQICCDKPVLRDINPWSTAIVAF; this comes from the coding sequence ATGGAGTTCAAGCTGGAGGCTCACCGCATCGTCAGCATCTCCCTGGGCAAGATCTACAACTCGCGGGTCCAGCGCGGCGGCATCAAGCTGCACAAGAACCTGCTGGTCTCGCTGGTGCTCCGCAGTGCCCGCCAAGTCTACCTGAGCGACCCGTGCCCCGGCCTCTACCTGACCGGCCACCCCGGGGTCCCGGCGCCGCCGCAGCAGCCAGGGGAGCCGGCAGCCGGGCCACCCGCGGGCTGGGGGGAGCCGCCCCCGCCGGCTGCCCGAGCCGCCTGGCCAGAGCCTGAGCCGCAGCCGGAGCGCCCTGCCATCCCAGAAGTGCCACGGGCGGATGACGCGGAGCCCGCTGCCACGGAGCCGGGCGCCGGGGACACTCTTCAGGGCCGAGAGGCGGAGGCGGCGGAAGCTGCCTGGCGCCGCGTGGAGGGACCGCGAGACACAGCGGTCGTAGGGGCCGGGGGCCCCGCTGGAGCCTCGGACGTCTTCCCCGCGGGGCCCCGGGCAGCACGCCACCCCTGCGGCTGTCCCCCGGGGGACGAGGACACGCCGAGCGCTTACCCCCGCGTGGACGGCTGCCGCGCGCCGCGTCCGGCCGGGGACGAGCCTCCCGCGCCTCCCCCCCTCTGCCCCAGGAAGCGCGGCGCGGCGGGGGTGGGTGGCGGCCCGGCGGGCTGCCCGGTGCCCGGCTCGACCCCGCTCAAGAAACCCCGCCGGAACTTAGAGGAACAGGCGGGCGGGGCGGCCgcggaggaggaagaggagatggaGACCGGTAACGTGGCCAACCTCATTAGCATCTTCGGTTCCAGCTTCTCAGGACTCTTACGGAAAAGCCCCGGGGGCGGCCGGGAGGAAGCGGAGGGAGAGGAGAGCGGTCCGGAAACCGCCGAGCCGGGGCAGATCTGCTGCGATAAGCCGGTGCTGAGAGACATTAACCCTTGGAGCACTGCCATCGTAGCCTTCTGA